AAAGCGGCCTTCATCTGCGTGACCAATTGCTGGGCGGGCTGCTTGCCCGTGACGCGGTTCAGCCGCATGCCGCGCGACGATACAAACTGGATGGTCGGAAAGCTGCGCACCTCGAACTGGCGGCAGGCCTGAGGTTCGGCATCGGCGTCGATCAGCACGCACACGAAGTCGCGCGACAGCGCCACCACCGCTTCCTCGGCGAACGCCTCATTGGCCATTTGATGGCAATACTTGCACCATTGGGCCGTGAAGAACAGCAGCATGGGCTTTTGCTCGTCGCGCGCCATCTGAAAGCCCCGTTCGAAGCCTTCGACAAAAGCGATTTGGCCACTTGGCAGGCCCGCCGCTGGCCGGCGGTCGCCCGCTGGCTCAGCCGAACCCAAGCTCTGAGGCTGGGGTGCCTGATCGCGGATTTCGCAACCGGCGCCGAGCAACACGCTGCCCATGAGAAGCGTGCGTTGAAAACAAGATAAACGTGGCATCCATCGGTCCTTCGATTTACCGGCCGCTTCCATTTCGCACTAGGTTTGACCAATGTCGCCGGGACTGTCAAGACCGGCGCAGTGTTACCGTTATCGCCGGATCAACAGGCTGACTTTAGCGCGATCAGCCTGTTGGATAACCGATGGCCGCGAACTATGCTTGCTTTGGGGCACCAGTCGTAGCGCGAGGAGACGATGGCCAAGAAGAAAGCGGCAAAGAGCGGCAAGATAGGGCGTCAAAAGAGTTCAGTCAAAGCGACGAAGAAGAAAACAAGCCGTGCGAAAACGCCGGTGAACAAGAATCG
This Pirellulales bacterium DNA region includes the following protein-coding sequences:
- a CDS encoding thioredoxin family protein, which gives rise to MPRLSCFQRTLLMGSVLLGAGCEIRDQAPQPQSLGSAEPAGDRRPAAGLPSGQIAFVEGFERGFQMARDEQKPMLLFFTAQWCKYCHQMANEAFAEEAVVALSRDFVCVLIDADAEPQACRQFEVRSFPTIQFVSSRGMRLNRVTGKQPAQQLVTQMKAALQAVARREQTTAQR